TGCCTCCATAGGCTTCGCAAGATATTTCTATAATGAATTGGAAAAGCATTTTATCGTTGTTAATTGGGACCAGCGTGGCTCAGGTAAATCTTTTTCATTCTTCATGCCGGAAGTAACCCCTGAAACTTATGTTTCAGATACAGTTGAAGTCATTCTTTTCCTCAAGAAAAAATTCAATACTAAGAAAGTCTTTCTTATGGGGCATTCTTGGGGCGGATACATCGGTGCAATTGTTGCCCATCGCCATCCTGAACATCTGCTCGCGTACATCGGTATAGGGGCTGTAGTTCATGGGGAACAAAGTGCCCGCATCTCGTATGAATTTATACTGAATCAAGCCCGGAAAGATCCTGCATTAGCTTCGCAAGCAAACGATCTGACATTAACATCCTATTTGGAAAACAGACGCAAATGGTTAAACAAATTCGGAGTCGGTATGTTTCATGGCAATCATAGAAACGATGAAGATGAATTTCTGCGAGGTGTAATGTTCGATTCGCCGGATTATTCGTTGATGAACATGGTGACTTATTTACCGGGGATTTGGAAGACTTCTTCCCGGATTCGACCGTTCTTTTTCAAAATGGATCTTTTCAAAGAAGCTCCCGAAATCAAAGTCCCTGTTTATTTTTTCTCCGGACGTTTCGATTACTATAATCCGGGAGAAATATTGGAACAATACGTTTCCGTTCTGAAAAGTCCCAAAAAAAGTATACATTGGTTTGAATGTTGCGCACATGCACCTCACTTCGAAACCCCGGACGATTTCGCTGCAAAATTGATTTCTGCAATCGATTCAAAATAAAATGCGCGGCGTTGTCTTTGCAACCCGCGCCTAAGAACGATTAGTTCATATCATCAATTTTGATGTCGTCAGGAGCGGGTTGACCTTGCCCTACTTCGACTAGATTTCTCAGACTAAGTAAGAAGGTCGCCCATTTCATACTGCAATGCGCCGTGAAGTCGCTTTCATTTTTCCAATCCTGATGACGAAAATGAATGATCGTCATAGCGGCACCGTCTGGCGCTGTACTTGCGTTCAATTTAAAATCGATATGGGAACCGACCCAATCCTCCGGACCTGCAGTGCATTCCCAAAGAACACGTTCCGGAGCAAGCTCCTGGACCTTCATTTCCATATTGGCTTTGTGTCCGAAACCGAAATGAATCGATTCCCCCGCAGTAGAAACTCCGCTTGGGAATGTTCCCCCTACTTCTTTAGTCCACCAACCTGCAAGTCCTGTTTTTGTCGTCAGTGCCTTGATGACATCCGGTGCTCCGGCACGAATTCCTATTTTGTGATATATCCCGTTCATATTCTTCTCCTTTCTTATTTCCTTAAATTTACTTTTCGTTATTACCAATAAACATTTGTTATTCTTTTCTGGAGTGCCACTGATCAAGCCCTTCGAGAATACTTTCCCAACCATGGGTGTGCATCTTAATTTCAATGTCATTTGCCAAACGTTCGTGGGTTAATGTCACAAGCGTCTGTGTTTTGTTAGATGTTTCCGCCGAACTCGTGTCTGTAACTGCCGGCAGTGCAGTAAAGGTGACTGTAACCAGGGTATCTCGACCTCCGGTTGCATGGGATCGCCAGGTGAATACAAGCTTAGTCGGTTCTTCAATGGCAATGTATTCTCCCTCATGCGGGAATATTTTGCCGTCAAGAAGCATGTTGATTTGGAATCGGCCGCCCGGGCGAGGATCAATCTGCACCGATTCAATGCCAATGAGTTCGCCTGACAAAAACCAACGTGAAAAATCTTCAACTTTGAGCCATGCTCGAAACAGCCTGGCCGGTTCAGCGTTAATTTTTTTCTCTACTTTTAATACCTGTGTGGTCATTGTCCCTCTTCCTCTATGAATGTCTCGAGTCGATCGAGTTTGTTTGTCCAGAATTCCTGATGGTAGGCAAGCCAGGCAGAAGCCTCGGAAAGCGATTGGTTTTGTAGCTCAAGCCGAAAGCTGCGTCCGTCTTCCGGAGCCCGCACTTTCCTTACAAGACCGGCCGCGACCAGAACATCGATATGTTTGGCAACTCCGGCGAACGACATGGAAAATGGCTCTGCAAGCCCTGAAATGCTAAGTGAGCCGCTCCGCAAATTCGCCAACATTTGTCGTCTTGAGCTGTCGGCGAGCGCCGCGAACACAAGATCCAACCTTTGCTCGTTTTCAATTAATTCAACCATTAGGTTGAATAAAAAACCATGCATTTTCTC
The nucleotide sequence above comes from Leptospira kobayashii. Encoded proteins:
- a CDS encoding SRPBCC family protein, whose translation is MNGIYHKIGIRAGAPDVIKALTTKTGLAGWWTKEVGGTFPSGVSTAGESIHFGFGHKANMEMKVQELAPERVLWECTAGPEDWVGSHIDFKLNASTAPDGAAMTIIHFRHQDWKNESDFTAHCSMKWATFLLSLRNLVEVGQGQPAPDDIKIDDMN
- a CDS encoding alpha/beta fold hydrolase, which gives rise to MSKLIIRKSNTLILCILFSFIPNCASQNNLKESHADPSSVISSLEKINIGGTDQWILSRGNDIKKPVLLIVHGGPGAASIGFARYFYNELEKHFIVVNWDQRGSGKSFSFFMPEVTPETYVSDTVEVILFLKKKFNTKKVFLMGHSWGGYIGAIVAHRHPEHLLAYIGIGAVVHGEQSARISYEFILNQARKDPALASQANDLTLTSYLENRRKWLNKFGVGMFHGNHRNDEDEFLRGVMFDSPDYSLMNMVTYLPGIWKTSSRIRPFFFKMDLFKEAPEIKVPVYFFSGRFDYYNPGEILEQYVSVLKSPKKSIHWFECCAHAPHFETPDDFAAKLISAIDSK
- a CDS encoding ArsR/SmtB family transcription factor, coding for MTEKMHGFLFNLMVELIENEQRLDLVFAALADSSRRQMLANLRSGSLSISGLAEPFSMSFAGVAKHIDVLVAAGLVRKVRAPEDGRSFRLELQNQSLSEASAWLAYHQEFWTNKLDRLETFIEEEGQ
- a CDS encoding SRPBCC family protein yields the protein MTTQVLKVEKKINAEPARLFRAWLKVEDFSRWFLSGELIGIESVQIDPRPGGRFQINMLLDGKIFPHEGEYIAIEEPTKLVFTWRSHATGGRDTLVTVTFTALPAVTDTSSAETSNKTQTLVTLTHERLANDIEIKMHTHGWESILEGLDQWHSRKE